One Pseudochaenichthys georgianus chromosome 4, fPseGeo1.2, whole genome shotgun sequence DNA window includes the following coding sequences:
- the tut4 gene encoding terminal uridylyltransferase 4, with protein MDESKSPVKTKLSQPRGPKASSAEKSNKEAPAQREAPKSATRSKENLTATKDEHNIGSQGSRGPGKTFTDIPQDKRRGRPPRTTRLTGRTSSGERGKGKAPGSQQKLVAYTPDSNVSLSADNSPLANRETSFPVGPGTCKKDFTEQARSSSATPAKEKSYGGKAAALMHQPVEEVRPTVEEGPLTEQQLGLQQAEERLYRDYIHRLLKQSIEYPNYQYLCKLCSVHIENIQGAHKHIKEKRHKKNIMEKQEENELRSLPPPSAAQMRALDAAVLETATQYGISEEDFEVRKALVIKMEEIIKKHLSACALRLYGSCLTRFAFKTSDINIDVTHPSSMTQPEVLIQVLEILKKSSEFSEVESDFHAKVPAVFCRDVGSGLMCKVSAGNNVAWLTTNHMAVLSRLEPRLIPLVLAFRYWARLCHVDCQSEGGLPSYSFALMVIFFLQQRKQPILPVYLGRWIEGFDVKRVDEYHLTGISLDSFVRWERRPPSSTDNRNDNRGEGRPKPEQKKIDDSHFSEGLTRLTLDMGRDVTLGQLWLDLLRFYTLEFALEEHIISIRLKELLSREGKNWPRRRLGIEDPFALKRNVARSLNSQMVFEYLQERFRTAYKYFACPQRRGCGGRQRGKKGGRHGAKLEEVDKKQEDEKVERAFKEDEEPDSDDADGSDPSRKKDEKTLDDRLTDMVLNEGGKPPSLCPNGLLDSDNEEEEEEEEEEEEEEEMSVSDKEGPVLPEDLHYVFDKMIFTGGKPPTVVCSICKRDGHLKDECPEDFKKIELKPLPPMNERFREILDGLCRLCFFELSPSHAEQQKREQILCSLERFIRKEYNDKAQLCLFGSSKNGFGFRDSDLDICMTLEGHDTAEMLNCKEIIEGLAKVLKRHTGLRNILPITTAKVPIVKFEHRQSGLEGDISLYNTLAQHNTRMLAAYAALDLRVQFLGYTMKVFAKRCDIGDASRGSLSSYAYILMVLYFLQQRQPPVIPVLQEIFDGNAVPQRMVDGWNAFFCDDPEDLRRLPQPNTESVGELWLGLLRFYTEEFDFKEHVISIRQRKRLTTFEKQWTSKCIAIEDPFDLNHNLGAGVSRKMTNFIMKAFINGRKLFGTPFLPIPGTEVDYFFDSKVLTDGELAPNDRCCRICGKIGHYMKDCPKRRRIKKKENEKDEDVKDEEREPKDRRCFQCGDMGHVRRDCPEYRHLKQRTGGAPAPHMVRSVVSSQSIPIPKTAADCPGRTRQPSECSDSRQTPPYSPQPTAVPQSSSPQPSHMKSSPAGPQKQPGGPPLSVPPLSLFGFPPSHPGQFHPAALTALGLLPSHQSQGQPHHPVHLSSPSWPIHGPVLSTSSPSGPSPPGLKFALRSASGNGSPTGSGGNAGPLNLNDPSIIFAQPAVRQLGMGPGREGHWHNHLAQAGALMGNGTVVKSESGHPGQFVGVNPGPRIWEHNKTPQYALSPPWPYRMPQNFIQQGNGGFQPGKPFGQGSMVLPNPNFPMVPHVRHPVNLNFLQQKK; from the exons ATGGACGAGTCCAAAAGTCcagtaaaaacaaaactgtcTCAACCGAGGGGACCCAAAGCTTCGTCCGCTGAGAAGTCTAATAAAGAGGCTCCTGCGCAGAGAGAGGCTCCCAAGTCTGCAACCCGCAGCAAAGAAAACCTCACTGCTACAAAGGATGAACATAATATAGGCAGTCAGGGAAGCCGCGGGCCAGGCAAGACTTTCACAGACATTCCCCAGGACAAGAGGAGAGGACGGCCCCCCAGGACAACGAGACTGACTGGAAGAACAAGTTCAGGGGAGAGGGGGAAAGGCAAAGCTCCAGGCTCGCAACAGAAGCTGGTGGCATACACTCCGGACTCCAATGTGTCTTTATCTGCAGACAACAGCCCCTTGGCAAACAGAGAAACCAGCTTTCCTGTAGGGCCTGGCACATGTAAAAAAGACTTCACAGAGCAGGCCAGAAGCTCAAGTGCAACTCCAGCAAAGGAAAAGTCCTATG GGGGGAAAGCTGCTGCGTTGATGCATCAGCCTGTTGAAGAGGTGAGGCCGACTGTTGAAGAAGGGCCCCTGACAGAGCAACAGCTGGGCCTCCAACAGGCAGAGGAGCGCCTCTACAGAGACTACATCCATCGCCTGCTGAAA CAGTCCATCGAGTACCCAAACTATCAATACTTATGCAAGCTCTGTTCGGTGCACATCGAGAACATTCAaggagcacacaaacacatcaaagagaagagacacaagaagaacaTCATG GAGAAACAGGAGGAGAATGAGCTGCGTTCCCTCCCCCCCCCGTCTGCTGCCCAGATGAGGGCCTTGGACGCAGCAGTCCTGGAAACAGCTACACAGTATGGCATCTCAGAGGAGGACTTCGAGGTTCGGAAGGCCTTGGTCATCAAGATGGAAGAGATCATAAAGAAGCACCTCTCAG CTTGTGCTCTCCGTCTTTATGGTTCATGTCTTACCCGATTTGCCTTCAAGACGAGTGATATCAACATCGATGTCACCCACCCCTCCTCA ATGACACAACCTGAGGTCTTGATTCAAGTGCTGGAAATCCTCAAGAAAAGCT CGGAGTTTTCTGAGGTCGAATCAGATTTTCATGCCAAAGTTCCTGCTGTGTTCTGTCGAGATGTTGGCAG CGGCCTGATGTGTAAAGTGAGTGCCGGTAACAACGTGGCCTGGCTCACCACCAATCACATGGCTGTCCTCTCTAGACTGGAACCCAGGTTGATCCCTCTGGTGCTGGCCTTCCGCTACTGGGCGAGG CTGTGTCACGTTGACTGTCAGTCTGAAGGAGGCCTCCCCTCGTACTCCTTCGCCCTCATGGTCATCTTCTTCCTGCAGCAGAGGAAACAGCCCATCCTCCCTGTCTACCTGGGCCGCTGG ATTGAAGGCTTCGATGTGAAACGTGTGGACGAGTATCACCTAACTGGAATTTCGCTGGACTCGTTTGTCCGGTGGGAGCGCAGACCTCCGAGCTCCACGGACAACCGAAACGACAACCGAGGAGAAGGCAGACCCAAACCAGAGCAGAAAAAAATCGATGACTCTCATTTCTCAGAAGGCTTG ACGCGCCTCACCTTGGACATGGGTAGAGATGTGACGCTGGGTCAGCTGTGGTTGGACCTCCTTCGTTTTTACACACTGGAGTTTGCTCTTGAAGAACACATCATCAGCATCCGCTTGAAGGAGCTCCTCTCTAGGGAGGGGAAGAACTGGCCTCGCCGCAGGCTCGGTATTGAAG atCCTTTTGCCTTGAAGAGGAACGTCGCACGAAGCTTGAACAGCCAGATGGTGTTTGAGTACCTCCAGGAGCGCTTCCGTACGGCTTACAAGTACTTCGCTTGCCCTCAAAGAAGGGGCTGCGGGGGGCGCCAGAGAGGCAAGAAGGGAGGCAGGCATGGAGCAAAGTTAGAGGAGGTTGACAAAAAGCAAGAAGATGAGAAAGTTGAAAGAGCGTTTAAAGAAGACGAGGAGCCTGACAGTGATGATGCAGATGGATCTGATCCGTCCAGAAAGAAGGATGAGAAGACTTTAGACGACAGGCTCACAGACATGGTTTTAAATGAGGGGGGTAAACCTCCCTCCCTCTGCCCCAACGGCCTGCTGGACAGTGacaatgaggaagaggaggaagaagaggaggaggaggaggaggaggaggaaatgaGTGTTTCAGATAAAGAAGGGCCTGTTCTACCTGAGGATCTTCACTATGTGTTTGATAAGATGATTTTCACCGGTGGAAAG CCTCCAACTGTCGTGTGCAGCATCTGCAAGCGGGACGGCCACCTGAAGGACGAGTGTCCTGAAGACTTCAAGAAGATCGAGCTGAAGCCCCTGCCTCCGATGAACGAGCGCTTCAGAGAGATCCTCGATGGGCTCTGCAGATTGTGCTTCT TTGAATTGTCTCCCTCACACGCTGAGCAGCAGAAGAGGGAGCAGATCCTCTGCAGCCTGGAGAGGTTTATAAGGAAGGAGTACAACG ATAAAGCTCAGCTCTGCTTGTTCGGCTCCTCTAAGAACGGCTTCGGCTTCCGTGACAGCGACCTTGACATCTGCATGACTCTGGAGGGCCATGACACTGCAGAG ATGCTGAACTGCAAAGAGATCATTGAAGGACTTGCGAAAGTGCTTAAAAGGCATACAG GTTTGAGGAACATCTTGCCTATCACAACAGCTAAAGTGCCTATTGTGAAgtttgaacacagacagagtggTTTGGAGGGAGATATTAGCCTTTATAACACGCTG GCTCAACACAACACCAGGATGCTGGCTGCGTATGCAGCCCTTGATCTACGCGTGCAATTCCTCGGATACACGATGAAGGTCTTTGCAAAG CGCTGTGACATCGGGGATGCGTCCAGAGGAAGCCTCTCGTCTTACGCTTACATCCTGATGGTGCTTTACTTCCTGCAGCAGAGGCAGCCGCCCGTCATTCCCGTCCTGCAGGAG ATCTTTGATGGGAATGCTGTCCCTCAGCGCATGGTGGATGGCTGGAATGCTTTTTTCTGTGATGACCCGGAGGATTTG CGCCGGCTTCCGCAGCCAAACACAGAGTCTGTCGGAGAGCTGTGGCTGGGACTCCTGCGCTTTTACACTGAAGAGTTTGACTTCAAAGAGCATGTCATCAGCATCCGCCAAAGAAAACGCCTCACGACCTTTGAGAAACAGTGGACCAGTAAATGCATCGCTATCGAAG ATCCCTTTGATTTGAACCACAATCTCGGTGCTGGAGTTTCTCGCAAAA TGACTAATTTCATCATGAAGGCCTTTATCAACGGGAGGAAGTTGTTTGGGACTCCATTCTTGCCTATCCCTGGCACTGAAGTG GACTACTTCTTTGACTCGAAGGTGTTGACGGACGGCGAGTTGGCGCCCAACGACAGGTGCTGCAGGATCTGCGGGAAGATCGGCCACTACATGAAGGACTGTCCTAAGAGACGCAG GATTAAAAAGAAGGAAAATGAAAAAGACGAAGACGTAAAAGATGAGGAGCGTGAGCCAAAGGACAGACGTTGTTTCCAGTGCGGGGACATGGGTCACGTACGGAGGGACTGTCCTGAGTACCGCCACCTCAAACAGAGGACCGGCGGAGCGCCAG CGCCTCACATGGTACGAAGTGTGGTGAGCTCCCAGTCCATCCCCATCCCGAAGACAGCTGCAGACTGTCCCGGGAGGACCAGACAGCCCTCTGAATGT TCTGATAGTCGTCAGACCCCGCCCTACTCCCCTCAGCCCACCGCTGTCCCTCAGAGTTCCTCCCCGCAGCCCTCCCACATGAAGAGCAGTCCTGCTGGTCCCCAGAAGCAGCCCGGAGGCCCCCCTCTCTCtgttccccctctctctctgttcgGCTTTCCCCCCTCCCATCCAGGCCAGTTCCACCCGGCGGCGCTCACCGCCCTGGGGCTCCTTCCCTCGCACCAGTCCCAGGGGCAGCCTCACCACCCTGTCCACCTCTCTTCCCCCTCCTGGCCCATACACGGTCCGGTCCTCTCCACGTCCTCTCCCAGCGGCCCCTCCCCGCCCGGCCTCAAATTCGCCCTGCGTTCGGCATCAGGGAACGGGAGTCCCACAGGCTCAGGGGGCAACGCCGGCCCATTGAACCTGAACGACCCCAGCATCATCTTCGCCCAGCCGGCGGTGAGGCAGCTGGGCATGGGGCCGGGCCGGGAGGGGCACTGGCACAACCATCTGGCACAGGCAGGGGCACTCATGGGCAACGGCACTGTGGTCAAGTCAG AGTCAGGCCACCCCGGCCAGTTTGTGGGTGTGAACCCGGGCCCTCGGATATGGGAGCACAATAAAACTCCGCAGTACGCCCTGTCCCCACCCTGGCCCTACAGGATGCCCCAGAACTTCATCCAGCAGGGCAACGGAGGCTTCCAGCCCGGGAAACCCTTCGGCCAAG GGTCCATGGTGCTTCCAAATCCAAACTTCCCAATGGTCCCCCACGTTCGACATCCAGTCAATCTGAACTTCCTCCAACAAAAGAAGTAA